CTGGCGGCGAGGGCCGCCGAAGTCTTACTCAAACCGGCCACGCAATCGGGACTTCGCCGTGAGGACTCCCATGGAGATTGAGCAGCCAAGCGATGAAGCCGCGCCCAATTACTTTCGGGAGATGCTGTCGGCGCCGTTTCGGTATTTGGCATACGGCATCTACGCGGTCTGCGTGGGGGAGCCACGTATCGAGGAAGTCACCGATTGGGACGAACGGATTCGGTTGGATCTCGTCCTCCCCGGGCTCGCGGCCGTCGTCGCCGGCACGCTCACCTTGGCCGTTGCGGTACTCACGCTGGGAATGCCGCCAACTAAATTCCATGCCGCCTACGCTGCGGCGGCGGATGCGGCGCTGCGAGAAAAAAACTACGACGTCGCCGTGGTCTGTCTCGGCCGCTTGATCGACGATTCTCCCGAGCAACCCAATCACCGTTACCTCTTGGCGATAGCGCTCGCCGGGCGCGGCGAAACACAGAGAGCGTCGGAGCTGATGCAGTCGATCGCACCCGAGGATCGGTTGGGATTCCCGGCCGCACATATCTGGTTGATTCGGCGGACGTTGTCGCAACCGAAAGCTCCGGATCCGGCGGCACTCCGGAATGCCGAGAGGCATCTGATTTTGCTCAAAACGAATCCGAAATTCGGGGCGGAAGCCGCGGCGATGCTGGCCGAACTTTACTTACGCACCGCGCGTGCCGCCATGGTGACCAACGACCCGGTGCTGCTGCAGGCGGCGCTTAACGTTCCCGAGCTGCAAATCTTGGTCGCCAAGGATCAACTCAGTCGCGGCGACGGGGCACGGGCCGCGACACTCTTAAAGTCGTTGCAGACGCAGCTACGGATGGATTTGGAAAAGCAACCGGCCGACGACGAAGCTCGGCGCCGTCTCGTCACGGCGCTGTTGCTGTCGGGCGATCACGACGCGGCGTTCGCCGTGTTGCGCGAAGGTCTGACCCTTAAGCCCGACGGGCCTTTCGGATCGCTGGCCGCGCAGGTCGCCACGGCTCTCGCGATGCACGCCGTCGACAATCCGGCCCTCTCCTCCGCAGAACGGATGCGGTTCGTGCTCAGCGCCTTAGAGCTGATGCAGAAGTACGGAGAAACCGGAGTCGAAACGGACTTGGCCGTCGCTCGTTTACTCAAGTCGGCGAATCGCCGGGAGGAAGCAATCGAGCGCTATCGCAGCCTGGGCCCGCGTTCGACGACGGCCCGCATGGAGCTGGCGGCCGTGCTTCTCAGCCTCGGTCGTAAAGCCGAGGCGGAAGCGGAATTCAAGGCGGTCATCCAGTGGTATCGAGAGCATCCGGACGATCCCGCGAACGAGCAGCTGCTGCCGCTCCACGCGGCGGCAGCTGCCGTACGTCTGGGCCGTGCGCCAGATGCCGTCGGTTACCTCAAGCAACCGCACCTCAACGTCCCTCCGGAACTGCAGCGGGCCGCATTAACGGAAGCGTACCTTGCTTGGGACGATCTCCTGACGAGCGCTACGGAAAAAGCGCAGATCGACAAACGTTTTAAACTGTTGCGAAGCGCGCTTCGTGAAGATCGTTGGCATCCCGAAGTATTGCGACGGCTGCTGGATCTGGCTCAGCGGTTTGACGGCGTCGCCGAGATGACGCGAACCTTTCTGCAAGATTTGATCACCGCCGGAGACGTCCCCGCGCCGGCATATCTCCTCTTAGGGGCCGACGCGCTCGCCCACGGTGATCGCCCGACCGCGCGGAGTTACTTGGAACAAGCCTATCGGCTCAACAGCGAGCTCGTGCCGACGCTGTATCAGTTGGCGCTGGTCTTGGCGGAAGACGAGCAAGACCCCGACGGCCCATTGCGAGCGGTGCAACTCCTCAACGTCGCTATCCAGAAGGAATCGAACGACATCCCGTTGCGATACCTCCGCGGGCGGACCTTGGCAAAATTGAGCCGGTGGCAAGACGCCCTCGCCGATCTGGAACTGTGCGCGTTACGCATGAGCGATAATGCCGAATTCCATCGTACGATCGCCCAAGTCTACACGGGCTTGGATCTCAAAGATCTTGCCCGAAAGCATGCCGAGCTTGCCAAGCGAGGCTCGGCCAAGTAAACGCGGAGCAGGCCACGACCGGCAACCTCTCGTCCGGAGTGCGACGCTTAAAACCCAAGCGGCGGTGCTAGGTTCCTTCTGGCTTGCGCCGCCGGAGCTTGCGCCAAGCCACCGGGACCGCGACCATGCCGGCCAAGAGCATCGAAGACGGCTCGGGTACGGCTGCCGGATCGTACTCAAGGTCCAATTGCTTACCGCCGTTGCTGCTCGCGAGATGAAAGAAGCTACCGTTGGTTCCGTTACTCGCAAAGAACGGACTACTCGGGTCGATCAATAACGAAGTCAAAGCGGCTTCGGTAAACACGTTGCTGTCGGCCGTCGCGATTTTCCAGGAGTAGTGCTGGGCAGGGTTCCATCCGGCCAAAGCCGTATCGGAAGACGGCGGCGATCCCGTGGTCACCGAGTGCATCTCGATGAGGAAAGGATCCCCCGAGGTGCTATTGAGCGTTAACGTGCCGAGGTTCCACAGATCCCAACCGGGGTTTCCAATGGTCGGGCCGGCCACGCCGTTGAGGTCGTTGATTTCCCAAACGTATTTGCCGCCGGCGTTCCAAGTCGTCGAAGTGTCGGTCATCACCCCGGGGCTGTTGCCGGGCGAGCCGATGCCGCCGGCGTTGATGGTGACCTGGCCGAAGAACGTACCGCCCCCTTTGACCACACCGCCGACGCCGACGACTACGGGAGCCGATACCTGTCCGTTATTGACCAAAGATTTATTAGTAAGATCGAAGGAATAGCCGCTCGGCGCGCTGATGTAACCGGTCGGCGAGGTAATCGATAAAGTCCCGCCCGTGAAGTTGAACGTTCCACCTTCTTGGATGTTCAATTGCCCAACTTGCAGCCTGCCGCCGGACTGCAAATTCAGCGTGCCGCCGTAATTGATGCCGACCCCGCCACTCGCGGAGAGCAGACCCGAATTGGCTACCGTCAGCGTTCCTGTGCCTAAGTCGCCTACGGATAAACCGTCGGTGATCCAGCTGGATCCGCTGCCGGTGACCGTGGCATTGCCCGAGCTGTTATAGCCGATCACGCCGGATTCGCTGGTGACTTTGCCGCCGTCGCTAATCAGGAGCGTACCTGAGCCATGGTATTCACCCACCTTAAGCGTGCCAAGGTAGTTCGTCGGGTCAGCAATGTTCCAAGTGGATCCGATGCCCGTGATCGTGGCGCTGCCCGTCGCGTCGAAGCCGAAGCCGAGAGATGCGTAATTGCTGTTGACCGTGCCGCCATCGCTAACCAGGAGTGTACCGGCACCGCCGGAACCCACCGTAAGCTGAACGTTGTTGTTCCATGTAGATCCAATGCCCGTGATCGTGGCATCGCCCGTCGAGCCGTTATAAACACCGAGAGTAGAGTTATTACTGATGACGGTGCCGCCGTTGTCGATGGCGAGAGTACCGCTACCGTACTCGCCGACTCTCAAAGAGGTTGCGTTCCATTGCGATCCGGGGCCGGTAATCGTGGCATTGCCCGTCGAGCCGACGTTAACACCGAGTTCGCCTGTATCGGTGGTCAGTATCCCACCGTCGCTGACTGTGGTCGTCCCTGAACCATTGAGACCCACGCGAATAGTATTAGCGTCCCATTTGGACCCTATGCCCGTGATCGTGGCACTCCCCGTCGAACCGAGGTTGACGCCGAGATCGTTCCAGTAACTGGTGGTCAACTTGCTGCCGCTTGCAATCGACAGCGAGCCGGCACCATTGGTTCCGACTTTCAGTGTCTGATACTCGGATAGATCGACGACCGATTCGTTAACCAGGTTCAGTTGCGATTGTAGGCCATCGATCTCCGGGGAAAACTGGAAAGTGTAGTTCGTGCCGTCAAAGGTAGAATTCGGGATGTAGTCATACGTGGCCACGACGGTCCCGGACACCTCTCCACCATTGAGAGAGTAGGAAATTCCCGAATTTCCCGGAGGCTGGAATTGGGAGACCGAGAGCCTGACCTGCGCCAAGCCAAGGTCGTACCCAGGTTGGGAAATAAACCGCGTAAGGTTCGAGGTCGTTTGAGAAGTGGTCGCTGAAAAGGGAACGTGTTTCCAAAACGAATACGAGTAAACACCGCCATCGACGTAAGCGGAGCCACTGCTGTAGCCATTGTTCTCTGGTATTCCTTCGAAGGTTCCGCTCCCGACTAGACTTAGATCTGGATTTATCGGGCTTCCGTACCAAAAAAAGTCGCTCGACCACAAAGTTGGTGGCGCCGCGACGTATGTGCCCGGTATAGCCAATTGGGATACCTGACCAGCGGCGTATCCCTCACCAGTGAGTGAAAGTTTGGCTCCGATGAGAAAGCCCAGGGAAGGATCGAAGCTTCCCACGAGGCCCGCCATAGGTGCATTGGCGAGCGCGCCCGTGGTCGGAACGGTGACGTTGAAGCCACGGCCGATTTGCAAACTCGTGGTGGCTTGCGCCAGCAATGCCGACGTAGAAGCGGCCCACACGATCGCGCTAACGATACCGCATCGAATCACCGTCATTCGCATGTGCTCCTGCAAGCCGTCGACGGCAAGGCACCTTTGCCACGATTGCCGACCACGAACATCATCTTAGGATTTGTCTAATACACGTCAGCGACAGTGAGCCGGTTGGTCAACCTGAATGAATTTACGAGCACGGAGCGGACGCCGATTCCGTCACACGTGCCTCAATGGTTTCCTCAACGATGCGTCAGGATCATTTCGGATTAAGAAGTATAAACTCGGTTTTCTACGTAAACAATCACGGATGAAGGTATTTAGCCCCAGGTTTTTGGATACAAGGGCAAAAGAGGCTGGTTTGGGAAGTCATTCTGAGAGGATTCACGCGGGCATTTCGGTCGAGCAACTGCGGGCCGAATAAGAGACATCGGGGCCAAGAGAGCGGCTAAGACGGCTCCAACCTCCCACGCTCGAACCGTTGCTAAGCGCTCCCGATATTCTCGATTCTCCCTAACGAGGCCTACCGACATACCGTGCATCGGCGGAGCAGCTGCAAGGCCCTAGCATGGTGGGACGTCTCCCTTAGCCAATTGGGCGTGACGAGTGGAGCTAACCGTAGCGACCGTAGTCGCTCGCTAACTTCACGATCCGCCCGACCAATCGCGGTTCGTCGTCGGGAACCAGGCGCGGGCGACGTTGCGTCGCCCGCGCTTGTCCCAACAAACGGCAGGCTCGACGCTCGCTCACGTCGAGCGTCTCCCGCACGTGTTCGACGACTCGTCGCCGACCGGTCGGGCTCAGAAGTTTCCCGCGGCGGCCTCGCGCAGAATCGCCTTGTCGAGTTCGGCGTCGGCCAACAGTCGCTTCAAGCGCGCATTCTCCAGTTCCAACTCTTTGAACCGCTTCGCTTGGTCCGTCCGCAGGCCGCCGTACTCTTTTCGCCAGCGATAGTACGTCTGCTCCGTCACGCCGATCTTCTTCGACACCTGCGGAACCGTCTGACCGCGCGAGAGCTCCAATTCCGCTTCCCGTAATTTCTGAATGATCTGCTCGACCTGCAAACGCTTCGTCCCCATGATCGCCTCCCTTTTCAAGTGATGGTCGTCAGTCCACGACTGAAGACCGGACTCGTTTAAGGGGGCAAGGTCAGTTGCGAAGTGGCGGTACTTTCAGCCGTTGACACCACACCCGTTGTCGAACAATCAGCAATGCACCGCATTCGGCTATCTACTGAGGCACGATGCCAGCGTTTGATCCACCGAACGAGATTGCGTTTCGTGCATCCTCATAGTCGAGGAACTTATACAGAATGCCTCTGGTCAGCTGCAACATTGCATTGCGCTCGGCGGAATTGGTGTGTGCGGCATTGAGCCAGTTACCGTGACGGATCGGATCGGCAAAGCCTTTTACGATCTGTTCGATTGTGGCCTTATCGGTTCCGAGAGCAGCGTGCATGGCGAGCCAATTCTCCTTGTCGGTCTGTTGACCGAATGCGCTCTTGATACCTTCGATCGCGCGGAAGCAATACGTAGCACAGTCGTGTACTTCGACAACGGCGCGACAGTAGTCACGAAGCGCGAGACGGAAGAGAACGTTTTGGCCGGAGAGCCGGACAGCGCGACTAAACGTGTCTCCGTTTTGGTCGGTGACCACCGGAGGGCTGCTGTTCGAGTTCACGCCAAAGACGTGAGCGGTTCCGTCCTCTTCAATAACTTGGATTATCTCCACCGAAAAGCCGCACCCGATAGCGAAGCCGAGCGATCCTACAACGATGTCGGCAATGCCTGTGGCTGCGATCTGGGCGGATACATACCCGTCTAACTTTGGATAGGTTAGAACGACGGTCAGTTGAGACGCATCACAACTGACCTTCGCGTCGCCGTCACCGGAAAGCCTCATCCGGATTTGTTCGAAAGAGACAGCGGCGCGTTCCGGATTTATGCGACCTGTGCATAGATACTTCATTCTGAGACTCGATGAGTGGATGGGACACACTGAAAGGCGTTGGCGCTTCACATGTAGCGAATTGGTTAGTAGCTTCGCCATCAAGGAGCAGTCGTGCGCACTAACGGTTCGCGACTATCGTTGGCTTGTTCGGTTTAAGTAGGCATGCGGTCCCGAGGTTACGAATGACCTGCCTTTGGGACAGCGATAAGCAACATCCTCAAGAATGTCCGAGCATAAGGATACAAAAAATCCACACGTAATAGCGAACTTCTTAAGCCGAGCGTCTCTCGGCTGTCGTAGACCGATTTCAATTGGATCGGTCGACCAACAACTAAGGATCGTCTCAAGATATTCCTTGCTCGTAGCTGGACGATATGGAAACCAGGCACCCAGATTTTGACGATATGTGATTTCGTTTCGCACTGCAGAAAGCCAGTTTCTGCCCTCACTACATGGATTTGCCGAGAGATCGATCAATTTTCCCGCAACGGTTATCGAATCCGCGTCTCCGATCGGTAGGCGGCTCACAGCGGATTCAAGCACCGCGGATCGTCCGACTTCGGGCTGTTCACCAATCGACTTACGGGAGTCGCGACCAAGTCGTCATCTGGATAGGGCTGCAACAACGACAGCACCTTCTCCTTGCCGGTGAAATCCGGATCGAGCCACAATGCTCGCGCATCGGGCGCGAGAATGACCGGCATTCGATCATGGAGCCCGGCCATCATCGGATTCGCTTCGGTCGTGATGATCGTTTTCCAACGGCCACTCAGCTTACTGATCCGTCGACTCGACGGCACTCGACTTCGCGAGTTTTCCTGCATCGTTACCAACATCGATCGGGAATCTACCTCTTCTTCGCATTCCGGCGAGAATTGTCGTTTGCGCGTTGTATTCTTGCGCCCAAGCCCTAGGGTTACACGGTGTCGGGTTGCGACCGTGAGTTCACGGTCCCTTTCCGATGTCGTCGGACGACAAGAATAAAACAGACCGGCACTCGTCGAGAGGCCGGTTTGCAAGTAAGCCGACGTGGTCGAACGCGCTCTCGATCGAGCGTTCCGCCACGTCGGCTTTTTTGTTTACGGCGAGGAACGACGTCACCCTCACCTCAGCAGGAAAACCTATGCAATCCAAATTCCTTCTCGTCCGGCTCGGCTGCGCCGCGATCATCTTGATGTCACCCTTGTTCGCGTTCGCGGGGCCGGACGATCCGATTGCGGACATACACGTCGGGCTCGGTCACGACCCCGGCAGTACCCTCGTCGCTACGACTAAGACAGACGCCGACGGAAAGTTCGCGTTCATGGGACTGCAAACCGGCAAATACTA
This genomic interval from Planctomycetia bacterium contains the following:
- a CDS encoding tetratricopeptide repeat protein — encoded protein: MEIEQPSDEAAPNYFREMLSAPFRYLAYGIYAVCVGEPRIEEVTDWDERIRLDLVLPGLAAVVAGTLTLAVAVLTLGMPPTKFHAAYAAAADAALREKNYDVAVVCLGRLIDDSPEQPNHRYLLAIALAGRGETQRASELMQSIAPEDRLGFPAAHIWLIRRTLSQPKAPDPAALRNAERHLILLKTNPKFGAEAAAMLAELYLRTARAAMVTNDPVLLQAALNVPELQILVAKDQLSRGDGARAATLLKSLQTQLRMDLEKQPADDEARRRLVTALLLSGDHDAAFAVLREGLTLKPDGPFGSLAAQVATALAMHAVDNPALSSAERMRFVLSALELMQKYGETGVETDLAVARLLKSANRREEAIERYRSLGPRSTTARMELAAVLLSLGRKAEAEAEFKAVIQWYREHPDDPANEQLLPLHAAAAAVRLGRAPDAVGYLKQPHLNVPPELQRAALTEAYLAWDDLLTSATEKAQIDKRFKLLRSALREDRWHPEVLRRLLDLAQRFDGVAEMTRTFLQDLITAGDVPAPAYLLLGADALAHGDRPTARSYLEQAYRLNSELVPTLYQLALVLAEDEQDPDGPLRAVQLLNVAIQKESNDIPLRYLRGRTLAKLSRWQDALADLELCALRMSDNAEFHRTIAQVYTGLDLKDLARKHAELAKRGSAK
- a CDS encoding SOS response-associated peptidase; translation: MLVTMQENSRSRVPSSRRISKLSGRWKTIITTEANPMMAGLHDRMPVILAPDARALWLDPDFTGKEKVLSLLQPYPDDDLVATPVSRLVNSPKSDDPRCLNPL
- a CDS encoding PEP-CTERM sorting domain-containing protein, which translates into the protein MTVIRCGIVSAIVWAASTSALLAQATTSLQIGRGFNVTVPTTGALANAPMAGLVGSFDPSLGFLIGAKLSLTGEGYAAGQVSQLAIPGTYVAAPPTLWSSDFFWYGSPINPDLSLVGSGTFEGIPENNGYSSGSAYVDGGVYSYSFWKHVPFSATTSQTTSNLTRFISQPGYDLGLAQVRLSVSQFQPPGNSGISYSLNGGEVSGTVVATYDYIPNSTFDGTNYTFQFSPEIDGLQSQLNLVNESVVDLSEYQTLKVGTNGAGSLSIASGSKLTTSYWNDLGVNLGSTGSATITGIGSKWDANTIRVGLNGSGTTTVSDGGILTTDTGELGVNVGSTGNATITGPGSQWNATSLRVGEYGSGTLAIDNGGTVISNNSTLGVYNGSTGDATITGIGSTWNNNVQLTVGSGGAGTLLVSDGGTVNSNYASLGFGFDATGSATITGIGSTWNIADPTNYLGTLKVGEYHGSGTLLISDGGKVTSESGVIGYNSSGNATVTGSGSSWITDGLSVGDLGTGTLTVANSGLLSASGGVGINYGGTLNLQSGGRLQVGQLNIQEGGTFNFTGGTLSITSPTGYISAPSGYSFDLTNKSLVNNGQVSAPVVVGVGGVVKGGGTFFGQVTINAGGIGSPGNSPGVMTDTSTTWNAGGKYVWEINDLNGVAGPTIGNPGWDLWNLGTLTLNSTSGDPFLIEMHSVTTGSPPSSDTALAGWNPAQHYSWKIATADSNVFTEAALTSLLIDPSSPFFASNGTNGSFFHLASSNGGKQLDLEYDPAAVPEPSSMLLAGMVAVPVAWRKLRRRKPEGT
- a CDS encoding transposase, producing the protein MGTKRLQVEQIIQKLREAELELSRGQTVPQVSKKIGVTEQTYYRWRKEYGGLRTDQAKRFKELELENARLKRLLADAELDKAILREAAAGNF